The Culex pipiens pallens isolate TS chromosome 2, TS_CPP_V2, whole genome shotgun sequence DNA window caaagatttgttcgaaaaataactcaaattgttATTGCTCTGTTATTTCAATAACATACTAATAACATAGAATCCAGAACAACAGAATAACAAGGTTAGTTATTCTGAGCGATGGATGGGTTGCacctaaataacaaaaactgttatttatatggattgattgcataacaaaaagtgttattattttaccaCATGGAAAGCTATATCCCGGGCAGAAAGATGTAATGTAGATTTTGACCCCAAAAATAATTGTGTTCGTTTGTGATGCCCCCCTACCTTTATAGGACCCTCCCCCCATTACTTTCAGTGCACTGGGTCATAAGAAAGCTAAAATTGGAATGACTTGTcggctttttaaaataaaatcatctggaagtcgtagtttttttttggacttTTGGGAAGACGTTTACTTGCCAATTAGATTTCCGAAGTTTTCGCATTTCGCATTGTAGCTTCTCATTTCTAGTGCTCTGGTTTATAGTTAATCAAACACCGCACTTTTTGGGATTCACCTCGGGAGGCCCTTGAGTTAAGTTTCAAtctgaaaatatagaaaattattGCAAAGAGTCTTATTCATTTTAGAGAAAACATTTAAAGCACTTATCTAAAAATTGTCGTGAATCGTGGAGGTGATATTCATCGCCATGGTTAGCATTTCTAGCACTAAACAGCACGCACTGTCCTTGTTCCTGCCGAAGCCACTGCTGCTACAGCTGATCACATCAAATTCCCAAACAACGCATCACCTGGTCGGTTTCGTCACGTTCACGAGCAACTGCAGCATTGGCAGCTTCCAAGACTTGTACTAGGACCACACATACATCTGGAGTGTTGAAATCTGAAATAGAAGGTTTAAGGttgtaatgtatttttttatttaaaaaaaaggtaaaacgttaaaaaatcgagattttGCTCTGGACGGAAAGGGGTTAAATGCACTCTCTTTTTGATTGGTTTCTCCTCCACACTCAACGGAAGTTTCAAACCATAATCGCGCGCATCGACCTCCACGGCGTACGGCGTTTCTACCGGCAGCGAGCCACTGTCGGCAGTGACAACATCCTGGACGGGCTTCTTCCGAAATAGACTCAGCATCCGTCCAGCCGGCTAGTCGCGACCGTGATGAAGGACTGCGATCCGTTGGAGTCCTTGCTGGTGTTAGCCATCGACAGCCATCCGGCGGCTAAGCGCTCGCCGTAGATGGACCGTCCGCCGGTTCCGTCTCCGCGCGTAAGGTTTCCACCCTGGATCATAAATACCGAGATGATGCGGTGGAAGTGCTGCCTTCCGGCAAGATTCCGAGTGACATCAAAACTGTTTGAACCTGTAAACAAATTCGCTGGTAATTTTCCACCCGAAACTAGTGCCGCAAGCATTTGTAAACAAACGGAGCTTACCTTTAAGAGCGCTTCCTAGAAGCGGTTTGCTCATTCCGGCTGCCGTATCCCGGAAACTTCTGAGATTCATCCGTCCCAACATTCTTCATCTAGTGCACCGGATTCGGTTTGAGGAGTGCAGAATAATTCTTTAGATGTCCTCTCTGGCAAAGTCGATCACGGCAAACCTGCAACCGGAGTTCACGGCTACGGTGGACAGTTTGTTTTCGCTGCTGCGGTGGCTTGTTGTTGCGGCAGACTCAGCCAACATTTTTAACCCACTCACTAGAAACAATTACACCCAGGCTTCGATGGCACggaataattttaattattaacaaatttcaacaaataacACTCACGACGGAAGGAGCGACTTTTGCACCGCTTTCTTCGCACTGTTTTGACGTTTATTTTGTCACTGCgcgagaagagagagagagagagagagcgcgcacGGTATTGTGTTTTGCATCGAAATGTTCATCGCCATCTAAAAccttcattaaaaattaaaaatgaaactggTTGAATTTAAGGGTGTTTTTACCATTCGCTTGGACTAGTCAATCTCAttgaaaatataacaaaataactACGCGCTGctattttctagaacaacctagTTTTCCTGCATAGCTCTTCGCTGTCCGGTACGAACATGAACAAAACCAACACTATCAAATATGAAGCAACATTATGTAAGGGCGCATAATCATGTTAAcagcttaagagcgagtccacgaacagggcatacccctttgttgcccctttgtatgggacgtcgtttggacctcaccaatctgcctaaaattttcaggggttgtttgtacatataaaactagcatctggccaaaatatgagcactctaggtcaacgggaagtggggcaaatcgggacacaaagtttgaaggttcaaaaacgtaaaaaatcttaaaaatgctataacttaggcaaaattccatttaatttcaaaatacataatgcatctgaaagggcttcaaaaatgcaacaaaatgcagggtggagcatcccaattggttaaatctaaagggagttattggcattttagtgtaaaaatagcataattttcaaactcaaataaaaaagtgttccatccagatataaactcggttcgacctgcagcttgtagggcacatctgggactaccatctgagactgagaacgctttgggtaaggccgtttaacatattaaatagacacatttacttttagtgaattttttggttgtaaatttttgctcggggaaccccttagatcccattttctggtgataattttatcatattcgtgtttctgagacaatttcacaatagaaacatgcataaaaatgtttattttgatccattttaaccctttaaaaaatgaagatgtgtatgctttgctcgtggactcgctcttaaactattttgcgatttcccagacaacaggtaactatttaacaaaacctgCAGTGTTGAAAAGTAGCTGGGAAGAAAAACTAGTTCCAACTGTCAAAAAATGTAATGCTTCTCTGCCGTTTTCTTGTGTCTCTccagaaatttaaaacaaaaaaaatcattactatcgagctgtcaaatcgcaacatggagttaaacaatctttgcagttgctgtgaagcttaccaaagctattcaaaaagtttaaatccATGTTGCACTCACACACTTTAAACTTTAAGAGTCTAGAAAGTAAATATGTAACGGAAAATTGTCTGCAACACACTCTGACATCTGAGAGAgaaatctggcatccctgcacATCAGCAAACAAAATCACCAACACACACGCACTGCTTCCAGCCTGCAGGCTGAGAATGCGAAGAgagcaatcaaaacaaaaaaagaaatgtcATGGCCTGCTGCGCTGCACACTAACCAATAATCATGATTTTCTAaattcaatatcccacttttcatacgaatttttcagttcaacccatataaccatttttatggttgtagtacctgaactcaaagaatcgtatgaaaagtgggatattgaactcaaaaaatcatgatttttggtaagggtgtgtcTGGTGCTGTGCTTGAATTTTGTTGCGTCAAATCCGTCCCCTCGTTTGTTCATAAGGAAAACAATAGTACAGAACTCGGATTAAAAAGTGGTTCCTGTGCGGCCACGGACAAGCAGCGTCGAGCCTGTTTATGCTTTTTAAGGGTCACAGCGGGGAGATAAATTCCACCGAGTTCCATCCGGAGGGTGAGTATCTGGTTTTGACGAATTTTGAACGGCTGATTTATGTAGGTACCTGTGGATCGTGTACGGCGAGCAATGTGACAACGTCGGGATGATGTAAGGCCACACGGGTAACGTGATCGAGGTGCACCTTAACCGGATGGTAAAATCTGTACACACGCAGCACGGACAAGATGGTGACCGTGTAGGAATTTCTGACGTGTACAAGGATCCGGAAGAAGAAGGGTCACGCAAACTTTGTCAACAACTGCCAGGCCGGAGGATTCTAGGATTATGGTTTGGGCCTTAATTCTCAGGTTTCCAGTGAGTTCATGCTGACGAACGTTTGCTTCAGCGACACGATGGAGCAGATCATTTCCGGTAGGACTTGAAGAGGGCACACGGACACAATCGCCGGATAGGCGTTTGCACTTGACGGGTCTTACGTGCTATCCAACTTGATAATCAACAACAAATGACAGATTTGGTAAGTTCAGCCATAGTTTCATTCGAGCACTGCTCCGAGGTTCTCGCCAGTCATCAGCACAACTTTGAGAAGAACCTGCTACGGTGCGCGTAGTTACCGGATGGTTCGAGGCTATCCTCCGGATAAGTGAAGTGGACCGCTTTGTGTACGTGTCGACGGATGTCGATTACGACCTCCCATCGAATTATGTACAAACTGCTGGGATAAAATCGATGAAGTCTATGCATGAAAGTTAATTGAATTATCCCAGTCAAGAGGTGCTAGCAGCTAGCGGGATTCTGGCAGAATCAGCTTTGCTATTTTCTTAGACTGAATTGGAATACTGGCATTCAAAcagaaacaaatcaaaataatttgttatGTATTCAATTTcctatattgtttttatttaagtcaaaagtaaataattttcgaaatattcgaaaaaattacTAAGTCCAgcacaaacaaaattaattttttttatactggCTCACGATGCGAGCCAATAGAAATTATTCTAAGTggcggaaattgaaaattgtttcagTGACTGAACATTTCGCTAAGTccaacaaaatttgcaataaactcaaaataatcatttcatgatgcctgtgtaaaattttggaattttttgccAAGTCCCAAAAATAGCTTCGGGATATGCGACCTCGggtatgaaaaacataacataaactgttattatcggCTTATTCCTCATTCACAATGGAATACCAAATCAATAACAGTTCCTGTTATTATAcaataaaatggaaaaacataacttaaactgttatttttatcttATTTCACATTTCCAATGGAATATTAAACCAATAACAATTCCTGTTATTATGGAATTAAATGGAAAAATATAACTTGAACTGTTATTATTATCTTATTCGACATTTCAAATTGAATATCATTCCAATAACATTActcgttaaaataacaaaaaatgttatgattttttcttctaaaatttatttacaagAATATTTAATAactgtttctgttattttaacaaaatctgttattgaaatgacatgaattttgttattaccgtctgcccgggttatcttaaaatctttctaaaatcgattaattcaaccaaatcatgttaaaatttcaatgctttcactaagaatatatttttgaaaaattaagtaaGCTTCGAAACATAAATATGtaggtgctcaaaattcttcacaaaatacagtattttttcgaaaatactaaaattttcataatttgcaatatggatgtaaaacgaaacgaaattttgtatgtttcttacacagaaaaaaaatcatggtaacattacatctgggaaggggtacatcttttatgtcagaaaaaaggtgtaattttaactctggaaatgtgtaatttaccacttttctggtgtaatgtcactttttcagtctaaattgaggtaaaattaaatcataaaagaggtaatattcaaacttccaaaataaaagcttccaaatttacatttttttttctgtgtacaagtagaaaatactaaaattttcataaaatgccgtattttttgaaaatatttaaatttttattaaatgccttatgtttttgaaaatcagattttcaaaatatgcaatacgtatcaaacgaagcgaaattttgcatgcttcaaaaaaaagagcgagccgctcaaagagccggttcactgaaaagagtgaaagaaccgtggctcacaaaaaaaaagaaccgcggttcttttttaaacttcgatcttttgaaagaaccggctcaatatggcatgatttttgttatttattgaatttccaaaaaaaaatgtaatacatGTAATGCATGTTTTTGaattaacaatttcaaatatttcaatgcttacaaatattaatcccaaaagtaaatgatttttgaacaacatgaaacaaaactgttcactttacaaataaaatatcagcattagtttaattcttgcagaaataatcgcaatttttaaattaatagcaatttttccaacatcctaaatttaagtttggatgccattcaattactcgaatgttaaggttcgagtagaaaacatagagaccgccaagcgagccaccaagacctatggttttcaagggcatcttctcgttttcagatttattttttatcaaataatttgttaaaatctaatgtgaaataacttataaaatcacacgattctttaaaaaaacttttcattcaaattttgaaaaagagcgaaagagccgttcaaaagagcggctctttttaatgagcgaacgaaaatgagcggctcctaaaaaagagcggttttgcccatctctacttcatacatacattcaaattgtgtttgCTTCATATGATACAACATTTTGCGTCgtcccatattgcatatttattttttttttgtattttcgaaaaaatacggtaccaaatttcgcttcgtttgttttttttgagtatttttgaaaaaaatacggttattTGTTAAAAGTTTTAGTATTTCCCAAGAATAAacactaataaagtgaaaaagcatacaatatCTCGCAttatttgatatccatattacatattgtgaaattttaagtattttcgaaaaatacggtattttgtaaaaattgaattaaaaaaaatctattaatgtgaaaaagcaaaccaaatttcacttcgtttgatacccatattgcccattttaaaaatttgaagtaatttcgaaaaatacggtaatttgtgaaaattttagtattttcaaaaaaaaaaactctaatcgaGTAAAAAAAGCCCGTCggttgtaactatttttttgtgttcataAGGATTGTACATGCaacgtgtaatttttttttcacaacggTGCATGCTTTtgtatgcgattttaccatcgatttatttgctgtgtagcaTTTTTATTGATTATAAATTACATagttcgacatttttgaagttgatgtcagtaaacgcatcaatttcgtcaaggtatgatagatttgagcCCCCTTAACACCCTCCATTcaaaagaatttaattttattgaatttgctgATACTCAAAATAGTTAATTTCGGGTATAAATGATAAGGAGTTATCTTGAGCAATCCCTTATTTTTGCTACCCCCAcagatacagtcatcccacatattcggaacatccacaaattcggaacacttttgtggtaatttgtcaatagcatgcagATGAAACTTTTCTGTCggccctactatttttaggacctttatttggacattctcttgctatttcacaagtaaaagtagtactttctaaacaaaaacctgccttcaaaactattttatccacagcagcaaaacactccctccaaattgcctgttccatgattgtgagatgttattgtgcctcccacacctgaatttaactgatattttcacaaaaaaaaagttattagaccattcataaaccattactaagcatgagttttattggtttcagagtgtgaagtcattattttgtaaaaaaaataagtactcctggagagaaaaaaaaagtttgtttacatcgtaagaaaaaagttttcagaatttgtggatttcaagggtcaatgtttttctttaaaaacttgatataaaacgcagaaatgtacagccggtctatacataaATCGAAAGATCgtaagaaaagctttcacatgaaggtaaaagcaaatcattatgttctatTAACGATTTTcctgatttgttgaacattggctgATTTGTAAACTGtttcgaatatgagggatgactgcaCAATGTTAACAAATATGattgttgaatattacctcttttgccttcctcaccttactgaggaaaggctataaaatcactcggaaattaaacttcttaatttgacgtcctagacccaccttcatgtatacctatcgactcagaatcaaattctgagccaatgtctgtgtgtgtggtgggatgttgatcaaaaaattgtcactcgattatctcgacattggctgaaccgattttgtccgttttggcctcattcgatccgtcttggagtcccataagtcgctattaaaaattatgcagtttagttaagtgcttcaaaagttatgctaaaaaaacgattttagcaaaagtccggaagattgtaaaaagggtggtttttgtaagaaaacccgtcatgctatacattttcagaaaggtatttaaaagacctttccaacgcgtttaagacattgaagatctgaaaaatctttcaaaagttagaagcacttaagtgttatttacgcccTTTTTGCATCTTGAATAGCATCCttaaaatgtgaggaaggcgcaaaccacctaagggtggattaagtaccgttttttatgtgattttacctcaattcacccgaaatatatgagattacatacaaaaagatgaaaaatttacttattttaagagttaatattttttttttcggcctcaaaatctgtcaatattccccgatgtaatattaccatgattttttttgaactgtgaagatgatgaaaaattgcaaaataattgCTCATCTTTACTTAAAATGACGTCAACATTGCACGAGATTTCATCAACCGTCATGTTGTAACGCGTGTTCTCACTTTTTTTCTTGTTGCTTTCACTATTTACAGTGTGGTTTATTATTATTCACCCCGCCACCATCAAAAGTGGTCGACTCGTCACTCTATGGAAATTGGCGGGCGGAACTGATAAGAGATAGTGGCGATAATTTACAATAAAAGTGGTAAAAACTGCTTATCATCAACACTTATCGCGGGGCTTCCTCTCACCGTGTGGGAATTGCGCCGTTTTCAAGTGGTCTGTTTCACCCCCAAGTGGCGCGTCTATTGTTTTTAAAGTAAACAGTAATAGTTAATATAAAGTGGAGCACTTTTTCTGCTAAATTCAATCATAAATCAATATCTCTTAtctaaaatcacttgaaagGCGAAAATAGTTCACACTTTAGCAAATAACCCTTCTCAGAATCCCAAATGGAAGTGAAATTCCCGACCGGGGGGAAACAAAAAGTTCGTCGACCACCAACACCAGTTTGCCGACGTCAACAGGAATTCCCTCGGTTTTGAACTTTGAATCTTTTTGCGTCCGCTCACGAGATTGTGTGTTCGCCGCAAAgaaataatcatttttgatGAGGGGAGGCACGGTTCGCGAATAAGATTACGAGTCACATGCGCACACATGTTTACGGACGGGCACACACCCGAGCTCACGAGCACGGGTCAGGATTTATGATAAGCCACTCATTCTACCGGCTATAGATAATGTCCGTCAGTTGGTGGTGGCAACAAAcagcaattattttaaatatatgaaCCGGTACTGCTGCTAAGCTCTGGGAGAGAGATATGAcgactttaaataaatttaaatgagcTTTATTAAGCTTGGCATGTTTGTCAGAATTACTTTcctgtttttttgtattgttgtcgGGATTTCTGGAAGTTTCTTGTTTgggatttttgaattattttttcttttctttgcaGAAATAATCGATTACACACAATTATAAAGATATCATTCCGCGAAAAAGCTTATGTAAATATACTCCACTTAATCCTCGTTCACAGATAGTGCGTACAAGTACTTCAGATATTACTAATCCCTTTAGTTAACAGCCACTGCGCCATGACTAAAGTGCAACGCTGAATTTGCCACATATTGCcacttggagttttttttataaatcaaacCAACCTATATGTAGGTTAAACTTTGTCTACACGGAAAGCTCTGTCAAGCTAAGTTTGTTTAATGAGAAACtgccagaaaaaataaattctagaaaaaaatttcaaaagctcCTATCAACATAGGACTAT harbors:
- the LOC120428197 gene encoding peptidyl-prolyl cis-trans isomerase 6-like, whose translation is MLGRMNLRSFRDTAAGMSKPLLGSALKGSNSFDVTRNLAGRQHFHRIISVFMIQGGNLTRGDGTGGRSIYGERLAAGWLSMANTSKDSNGSQSFITVATSRLDGC